One genomic region from Populus nigra chromosome 8, ddPopNigr1.1, whole genome shotgun sequence encodes:
- the LOC133701420 gene encoding small ribosomal subunit protein eS12-like: MSGEETPAPAETPAQPLEAMDLMTALQLVLKKSLAHGGLARGLHEGAKVIEKHAAQLCVLAEDCNQPDYVKLVKALCADHGVGLLMVPSAKTLGEWAGLCKIDSEGKARKVVGCSCVVVKDYGETSEGYNVVQEHVKSH, translated from the exons ATGTCAGG TGAAGAGACTCCCGCTCCTGCTGAGACTCCAGCTCAGCCTCTTGAGGCCATGGACTTGATGACAGCATTACAGCTTGTTCTGAAAAAGTCTCTAGCTCATGGTGGACTTGCCCGGGGCCTCCATGAAGGTGCTAAAGTGATTGAGAAGCATGCCGCCCAGCTCTGTGTATTGGCAGAGGACTGCAACCAGCCAGACTATGTCAAACTCGTTAAAGCACTCTGTGCTGATCATGGTGTAGGCTTATTGATGGTTCCCAGTGCTAAGACCCTTGGCGAGTGGGCTGGA TTATGCAAGATTGATTCTGAGGGCAAGGCCAGGAAGGTTGTTGGTTGCTCCTGCGTTGTTGTGAAG GATTATGGTGAGACAAGTGAAGGCTATAATGTTGTTCAGGAACATGTCAAGTCTCACTGA